Proteins encoded by one window of Nicotiana tabacum cultivar K326 chromosome 10, ASM71507v2, whole genome shotgun sequence:
- the LOC107784467 gene encoding sulfite exporter TauE/SafE family protein 4: MATKGFLIYLFAGFSVAVLSVFFVQNFQDGKFTPKLYQSSNLLQRPIGSEDKVWPELKFSWRIVVATIIGFLGSACGTVGGVGGGGIFVPMLTLLLGFDTKSAAALSKCMIMGASASSVWYNLRVPHPCREVPILDYDLALLFQPMLMFGITLGVSLSVVFPYWLITVLIIILFMGTSSRSFFKAIEMWKEETILKKSMEEVPVNSRGELIVIDTMYEPLVPREEKTPLEIFKFNLNLKRILVLFVVWFIFLLLQVFKNNLVACTPFYWVLNLLQFPVAFAVFGYECAKLYKESKKRRLEGNTQSICEADIQWTATNLIFCALCGILGGTVGGLLGSGGGFILGPLLLEIGVIPQVASATATFVMMFSSSLSVVEFYLLKRFPMPYALYLMSVSILAGFWGQCFIRKLIAILKRASLIVFILSGVIFASALTMGVIGIEKSISMIQNHEFMGFLDFCSSQ, encoded by the exons ATGGCTACAAAAGGGTTCTTGATTTATCTGTTTGCAGGTTTTTCTGTGGCGGTTCTATCAGTTTTCTTTGTCCAGAACTTCCAAGATGGAAAATTTACACCAAAATTATATCAAAGTTCTAATCTTTTGCAACGACCCATTGGATCTGAAGACAAAGTTTGGCCG GAACTGAAATTTAGTTGGAGAATTGTTGTGGCAACAATAATAGGATTTTTGGGGTCAGCTTGTGGTACTGTAGGAGGTGTTGGTGGAGGCGGCATTTTTGTTCCTATGCTTACTTTGCTTCTTGGGTTTGATACAAAATCTGCTGCTGCTCTTTCCAAAT GTATGATAATGGGGGCATCAGCATCATCAGTATGGTACAATTTGAGGGTACCACATCCATGCAGAGAAGTACCTATACTTGATTATGATTTGGCTCTATTATTTCAGCCTATGCTCATGTTTGGCATCACACTTGGTGTTTCTCTAAGTGTTGTCTTCCCCTACTGGCTCATCACTGTCCTCATCATCATCCTCTTTATGG GGACTTCATCAAGATCATTTTTTAAAGCAATTGAGATGTGGAAAGAAGAAACTATTCTCAAG AAATCAATGGAAGAAGTTCCAGTAAATTCACGTGGTGAAC ttattgttaTTGATACAATGTATGAGCCACTGGTCCCTAGGGAGGAGAAAACACCGCTG GAAATTTTTAAGTTCAACCTTAATTTGAAGAGAATTCTGGTGCTCTTTGTTGTATGGTTCATATTTCTACTTCTTCAAGTGTTTAAG AACAATCTAGTGGCTTGTACTCCATTTTACTGGGTGCTCAACTTACTACAG TTCCCAGTAGCATTTGCAGTGTTTGGGTATGAATGTGCGAAATTGTACAAGGAAAGCAAGAAGAGGAGATTAGAAGGGAATACACAGTCAATATGTGAGGCTGACATTCAATGGACTGCCACAAACCTTATCTTCTGTGCCCTTTGTGGCATATTGGGAGGCACTGTTGGAGGATTGCTAGGATCTGGTGGTGGATTCATTCTTGGCCCTCTTCTTCTTGAGATTGGAGTTATCCCTCAG GTAGCTAGTGCAACAGCAACATTTGTGATGATGTTCTCATCATCTTTATCAGTGGTAGAGTTTTATCTCCTCAAGAGATTCCCAATGCCTTATG CTCTATATCTCATGAGTGTATCTATTCTTGCTGGCTTTTGGGGACAATGCTTCATTAGAAAACTTATCGCAATCTTAAAGAGAGCATCACTCATTGTATTCATACTCTCTGGTGTCATTTTCGCCAGCGCTCTAACAATGG GGGTGATAGGGATAGAGAAGAGCATCAGTATGATACAGAACCATGAGTTCATGGGATTCTTGGATTTCTGCAGCAGTCAATAA